Below is a genomic region from Rhododendron vialii isolate Sample 1 chromosome 5a, ASM3025357v1.
AAACCGACTCATCATAATCAATTCTTTCTTTCGATTTAGATTCCACCTCCTGCCGTCAATTGAAAGAGTACTAGAGGGTGATCAGTAATAATAATCTTGTTTTGGTTCCTCGAGCAATAATTCACCCAGTCACCAATTGACCTTGTTGggaaaaaataatgcaaaaaaagTGATGGTTGTGCAGTATTCAAGAGAATTCATGAACGGCCACCAAATGTTCGGTCCCATTTACAGCTACAAATCAAGTGGGCACGTAGTTTTCCGTCAATCCAATCCTATGATTTGTGGAAGTGTCACATTTATAGGTTCTTGTCTTTACATATCGATATCATCCAAAATGTTTAGGATTTGTGAGAGGGAAGGGATAGGATTAAAGCAAGATAGACCATTCGAATTGAGCCCAGTATTTGAGCTCGTTCGAGTAGTATTTAAGAACTCGAGCTCAATTTAAGTATCAAAGGAGCCTTTTTAAACGGGCCGATCGATAGAGCTCATGCATATGAGTCGAGCTAGAGAAGAGCGAAAAATTGTGTGAGCTTGGGTTATTTATTACTCCATATggccaaaaaatatatatatattcgagctcggctcgttttcgAAATGAAATGAGCCAAAGAGGTCAGACTATTCAAGAAGTTCAAAAGTCTATATATCCCATATATCTACCTGATCAAATAGTACATCCCTATCTTAACTAATTGCTATATATTCTTTCCAGTCAGAAATATTCAAACATCCCACATGAGACCCTTCAATGAAAtgaaggaaataaagagaatccAACCATGCAATTTGGAAGTGACATTGATCTTAGATTTGTTAGCATTTAAGTGGAATGGACCGTGTTTACCAatttttgaacagttttttttccctaaaacgATAACAGATGATATTATTAATCTCCATCAAAATACATCAAGTAGAAGACTCGTTCCTAGACAGGGAAACTAAGCAACCACGACGGTGGGGACTCAGCCCTTTGGCTATATCCCAAACCAGACAAACTTTTTTGAGCCAAAAACACACACTTCACCATAAGTTTCGATTGAAATCcagttgaaaaagtaaaaagaaaaaaaaaacccataaatttTTAATGACTCATCTCTTATTGGTCCAATAACTTGTTTTGAGCCTTGAACAACTAACCTTTGATTTGAACAACTAATTAATTACAGTGTTAGGTGAGATCATGTTTTTACTAAATTTAGAACTTAGGTAAATGCAAACATTGGAAAGCCTAACCGTCGATGAAATGTTTTTAATATAATTTAACTGTTTGTGTCCCATAAAAAAGGAGAGTCTACTTCAAGCACGagataacaaaaaaagataaattaattaagaaagGAGAAGATTACAGAATGTATAAAACCAAGAATCATTTCTTTTGGCGCAAGAATCGATTAGTCCTAGGAAAACGTTGATACTATATCTAGGGGACTACATATTCGGTGTTATGTTAAATTTCTTTCGATGGGGATAGAACATGCATCGTATGTATAATTCAATCCAATGGGAGATACAGTATATAAAAAACGGGGGATGTGGTATTATTAATCACATCACTAATCGTTTGATTACAATGCAAGGAATCATGCTCATTACTCACTagttgtgttttttctttttctttttttctgccGAAATTATGGTTAAATTAAGCGGACGTGATTGACATTACAATATTTTGCAAGGGCAATATCgtctttacaaaaaaattgtccGGATTTGGTATGTATCTGGTTCCGGTAAAATCCACGATCCCATAGGTTGTCCCCAGACAAACCTTCCCTTCTATTATTCTTTTatccaatttatttatttattttctctctttatttcagTTTGGTCACTTTGGTGTGAAGTTCAATtaattctaatattaatattaatattttataaaatccCAATGAATGCATCTGCATCTGAGGAGCCAATCTTGGCcattggatctctctctctctctctctctctctctctctctctctctctctctcatctgcaTCTGAGGAGCCAATCTTGGCcattggatctctctctctctctctctgtctctctctctctctctctctctctctctctctctctctctcatttttccactATATAAAGGTTCCTACCTAGACATATATACCCATCCAAAGATACCAATAGGCATATTCTCAAAAACACATTTCTTTGCACTCTCACTGTCTTCTAGTAAAGTTCACTTCATTTCCAGCTCCAAAACAATTAAAATGGCTGCTGAAAATGTAGAGCAACCGccggaaaacaaaaacaaggcgGCGGTCGACGAGCTTTACAAGGCATTGGAGGGTGGTGATGTAGAGAAGGTGGCCGGACTTCTGGCGGCCGACTTAGAATGGTGGTTCCACGGCCCACAAAACTGCCAGCACATGATGAGAGTGCTCACTGGCGAGTCGGGACGAGCCGAGTTCAAGTTCCAGCCTCGGAGCGTCACGGCGATCGACGACCGGGTGATCGTGGAGGGATGGGAAGGATCCCAAGCCTATTGGGTCCATGTTTGGACCCTTAAAAATGGGCTCATAACCCAGTTCAGGGAATACTTCAACACGTGGCTCACCGTGACGGAATTGATCGGGCACCAAAGCCCGACGAGGTGGCAGAGCCAGCCTCGGGATCTCGCAAACCGATCATTACCGGGACTTGTTCTTGCAATCTGATCATACAACTCGATCTCGATCAAATGTCACATGATAAATCACAGTTGTTTTATACGTACGTTTCGGGTCCTAACTAAGTGTGTGGACTCCGACTAAtatgaaaatgttatgatttaTTATGTGACAGGAAAGTTGTGTCCCTACTAGATCTCAAGtgttactgtttttgtttttatttttattgtcaCTGGAAGCTTGGAATTAACCTGTCATGGGTCAAGTGTGATGTAATTGTAAAAATCTTTATTAAGAAAAGGGATGTAATGTCTGCGGGTGTGTTGGAAAGATGATGTATATTTTTGAACGCATGTGTTTTGGACGTGAAGTTTTACTATAGAGTATCTTGCACGTGAcgttgggatttttttttttttttttggaggaatcATAAACCCATAtatattaaacaaaaacaaaatacatgaaaaGAAAGGTAGCAAAACACATATCCGGTGTGGAACCTACGTATTTGCTCGTCTAAGTGAGGGAAATAGTACTTAGTAATCAGCATCTAGCTGGAGCCCATCCCCGTCGTAGTCGCTGCCACAATGACAGATTCACTGTTGTTGTTGGAGAGCCCAAGAGTCCGTCCCAAGACAGATCGAATCTCCCAAGTCCAAAAATGATAAGGATGGTGGGAGATCGTTTTTCCTAAAGAGTCTCAACTATCTCACAACTATGGAGGTAGGAGAGGAGGCGGCGAGGAGAAAAAGGGGCGAGAAGAGAGGGTGGAGCCGCCGGGGAAGGGGAAGGAAATACGGGATTTTAGTTACTAATTTGtttgagaaaggaaaaaagaaacagtttttttttttttgtgtgtgtgtgtgtgtgtgttagttAGAAGGTTGAAGTCAAGAAAGAAGTGGAAGAGAAAGTGATGGGAATTAAAAGGACGCACATTTTGTTCAGTACGTGATGTAACAATCCACATTTGGAAGACTATGGTTCACTTTCCACCTTTGATTTAGGTCAAAAAGTGAGTCGAGTATTCCAAGCTTTTTAGTCCATGAAAAAGTCCCCTGGGAGATGGACTGAAAATGAAATAACTAGGTcacttaattttcttttaatacTCAAGGTGTTTGGGATTTGGGATATTGAATTTAACGATTGGTCAAATCTCCAAtagtttcaaaaagaaattgtGATGAAAGTCGAACCTACAAGCTTTGAGGAACAAGTCCTTTATTTGTTACGCTTCCACAAGACCAACCCTTTTCGGTTAATTAAATTACAGTTGTATGTCACCCCAATGTGATGGCCTGGTGATAAAGACCTGTCCATGTTGGACTTTGCTCCCGTTGGACTCTCTGCTGTTCTGCTAGTCAGCGCTGAGATTAGttttcaagtatcaattaaACCGCGCGTAAGCTACTTTGGACACCCTGAATTGTCAAAAAAAACGTGAAATTTGTGTGCAATTTATCTTTTAATAACTCAAGGTATCCGGACGAACTTACATTTGTGGTATTCCTGTCCTTGCTGTCTTTGATGATGATGTTTTTAGCTAGTTTAGTAACAAGCGTTGGaggaaagaaaagggaaactGCGGGGATTTTCTTGGTTCCACTAATGTCAGTGGATAAGAGAGAGAACATATatgagacaaaaaataattaactaTCAttatattaaaatattattgcTCATTCCTCAAATAATTAACTCTTGTTTTGCCACTATAACGCTCGAGTTCGATCAATTTCGTTCCCCATATAAAAAATACTTAAACGTTACTCATCTTCTTATTGGTTGATATCAACTCATGGAGCCCACCTTGTTTTAACTATAGTTATGATCATAAAATAGAAATACAAATAAATCAAAGATGGTTTTGATTGGTTGGACAGCACAGCAGAGCGTCCAAATACCTACTTCAGTTGAGTCAGTTTTTAACATAATAGTGGGTGTCCTAGTCGGTAATTAATTTAATCATACAGTCCTGATCCaatcacatatatatacatacaaagcCCCATTGGCTCTAGTCCAGTTGGCATCTCCTTGTCCTCTTCATGTGGGAGGCCAAGTTCGAGCTCCGTCGTGGGTGTTCGGGATTCAGGGTGatggatagcctctgaaatCCTCTGtgaactaacatactaacacggTGGCACTCCGCTAACCCCCTCTTATATATACAATCTTGgcctaaaaaaaaacatgtacatACATAGCCCCCCAAAAGTGCAAAACACTCTATTCTAGTAGTATTGTTTATTGTTGAAACCAGAAGGTTCGTATTAGGCTTTACATTAGACCAATTCCTGACAAAATAATTAGGTCTCACATTATTAATCTCCTAATTAAGGCCCTTCTCTTTTCAGCACCATATCCACCCGTATCCACGTCTTACACAGCTGCCCGATTCTCTTTCTTATccaaccccccctcccccccccccccccccgcaatatatgtattttttggtTCAGAGATTCATCCCGATTAATCAAGCAAAGAGAATGAGAAAGAAAACCCGACCTAAAAATTTAGGTTGTACAACAAGAATATTATTTGCGTCTATAAGACACAACAAATTGCATTATAccatgagggaaaaaaaaaaattactacgaGAGATACAATAACGGCTGCTACTCTGCTAGGGAAAGCCGCCAATGTATATTATTCACGATAAACTTCAATATAGTCACCGAAAAACCCGTAGTTGGATTGGCAAACACACGGATCTTAAATTCAGTACTAATTAGGTTTCACCAACCTAACAAAGTGTTTGCTGGCCCCACTATCATTGCAAAGAAAACGTGGGAGAATCAAGGACCAGAATTCCTTTCTGGCATATTTGCCAGCCTAGATATCACTCAATTTGTTAGGACAACTAGGTTCAATGCTTGAGTTATTAGCATCTCCCTCTTGGGAAAAAAGCCCAATATTTCCTTGGACGTTTTCGGTGGCTTGAGAGAAGCCAAAAGTGGTTGAGCTTGCAAAACGATTGCTCACAAACCCAGAGGACCCATGTCATGAGTGGTTGAGCCCCCACTTGTGGCCTGCACTAGTGGCTTTGTCACGTGTGTATCCACCCTAATATTCCGAGTGATACTGATGGAAGAAACCTAATACTACTATTACTGCTATTTCTGATTTTGGTGGACTCCTGTTGAGTGAGAAATTCTTACTGAGTAGGGGTATTTTGGTTACTTTTATATGTAGGGGTATTTTGTCATTCTATTGTGAGGAATGTTTTGATCATTTTCCATGCGTGGatattttggtcttttttttttcccgtgtgGATATTTTGTTCATTCTATAGAGTAATTGGTAGCGGTGGTATTCGAGTGGTAGTGGTTGTGGTATTGTACTAATAATGCTTTGGAACTCATTTCTCGTCGGAATCAATTGGTTTTTCATTAACGAAACATCAGAAAATGTGTTTCACCCGAAACAAATGGTGCATGAGTACAATGCCCAAAGGTTTTTCTGTCATGTGAGTCGCATAAGTTTCTTCACCAATACTACTATCGTTTACTCCCTTATTTTCCAATATTGCATGCATGAATGAAAACGTGGGTGTACTTAGAAACAGAAGCATAAGTGAGCAGTTAAGATCTTGCAATGCAGCTCAAGTTGTGCAAAGGTAACAACCTAAGAGAAGTGTAATGCATATCAGGGTAAATTGGCTATTCTCAACCTGTGTTAGTTCGTTGTTTCGGAAAGCAGAGTCTGATGGATCGTATTGCCTCGTTCATTCACCCTCTGATCAAAAGGCATAccattttgtcatgtttttgaTTTTCGACGATGAGGTCATTTCATCTGACAATCCGCATACAAGGATCATTGGAACAAAATCAAACCAGAAACCACTTTTCCTTGTCATATCATTATTCGTGATGAACACTTGAACAACTGAGGTACAACACTTTTGGGGAGATGAATTATACTCAAGAAAAGGTATACTGCCTTGCTAATTTACAGGTCTGAGTGAGTAAATTTTACAGCTTCCTTCAATTGTTCAAAGCACTCAACATATTCCtggaaaaagaggaagaaaccGAAGATTTTGACAGCATTATCCCCTTACTGAATCATGGCATGCAGCCAATATAATAGTCTAAAAGTAaatggtttttcttttcattcgtACAGAATCCAGATGATGAATCCAAGACAAAATGCGTTGAATGAAACAATTGAGATATTCTTACAACTTACAAGTAATTTACATAGATCTCTCCGATGCCAAATCAAGCAGCGTACGGAAGAACTGATGAGGGAACATGGGAGGTTGCTCAGCCAGTGCCTGAGAAGCAAGATACAAGAAATTAGATATATTCTTTTAGCATATAAACGATTTTTTCTATTTGTCAAAAGACTCGAAACTTGTTCAAGATAGAGGAGCACTAGGATTTTATGTACATAATCACGGTCCACATAGACTACTATATTCAAGGTTGATATCTGCATACCATGCTTCCAACAAAAGTTTCGACATTTCAAAGTCTAACTCGTTACTTGAACGTTGCATCATTCAAATCAGGGAACTCGTCATTACCTGATGAATCAAGACAGTCGAAGGTGTCATTCCAGGCACAGTGTTAACCTCTATGATCAGTACCTGCACATAAATTATGGGATTGTTAGGTTGAATATTTGAAAGGCCCATTAGCCAAAACCTGTCACTAATACCGGCTATGGAGTCAGACAGGTTCAGTGTTCAGACGAATCTTTAGCTGTATATGCACCAAGCGTCTACCCTTACATTCAAAGTAGCATTCTTACATTGGGAAGCCGACCGAGCGTTGGCCAAAAATGTTTGACTGATTGTATATGCACCAAGCGTCTACCCTTACATTCAAAGTAGCATTCTTACATTGGGACGCAGACCGAGCAAAGGCCAAAAACGTTTGACTGATTGAATCCATAGACAAATCTTTATATCATCTAGGCACTGTTTTACACAAGAGGTCTGCTATATAACATATTTTATCACCATTTTTATTTCGGAGCACTCAAGGCAAGATATGATTCAACTAGATCTTTTACTCGTGTGAATATTCTcaaacacaaaaccaattcCAAATATCAAAGTAAGAGGTGACAGAAAATGGCTATAAAAGTCCGTTGATCTATGGCATTTCTCGATTAACAAAGTTTAGGATACCTTTTGGCAATTATTTCTGGTGTGATTATTAACCCCAATCAGAATAACTGGCTTCTGTCAACAATAAGTGAGCTACTGTGCATTCCATTGGTCCTAAAGTGTCCCAGGTGAATACCAGCAACAGCATGAAATGGGCTATTAACCATACAATGAGGGTCATAGAAATTGTTACACAGCCTAATTGGTCCATTTAAAACTGATAAAATGCTCAGTTCTACGCAGTGGCAAGTTGAGAACTACTTTCCTCAATTCTATGCGCTGATATCGGAAGACTTCCTTGTTTGTCTGTAACAAAACAACTAGTACTGCCAACATTTGTAATTTAGCCAAAGCAGAGATTGGGGTAGTTTGTCCAGTGACATCAAGAAATCAATACCTCACCGCTGTCGACATTAACAAAGGCATCGATACGCGAGAACCCTTCTAACTCCAGAGTGTTTGCTATGAGTTCAATGCGCTGTTTACATCTTGCCAAGGCCTCATTACTGGTCAAGGAAGGAAAGATAAAACATGAGAAACTTGGAAAAGTATAGACAAAAATCGTAAATAAGTCCGTGTAAAGATCTTGGTACTTAGACTCGTGAATGATGAGACAAAGTAATAACCATTattcttgttttctctctctccttctctctcatgCCTTTGAATAGAAGGGAAAATTGTTTAAAGTAATCTCCCAGGATGCTATGATCTTCCCTACTAGAAATTGTTTGAAGTAAAAGGACCTCAGTTTGCAAAGAATATTGTCAACAGACCTTATTATTGACACCGGGGGTGGAGTCAGATTGACGCCAGTTCCACCTGTCAAAGAAATAAAACTAGATTAGACCACAATATTTTCCTGTGTTGACAGACACATTGAAAAACAACATAAACGGCGAAAAACTCCACTCAGAATCAGCATTCCTAAACTTTGAAGTGGTGCCATTCTTAGTAGGAGCACTAGCTGTGGATCTTTCGAAAGTAGAAATCACTTCTACAACAGGGTTGGAGATGGATGCCCCACCCTATCTGTACTAGAATGTGAATAAAGATGTACCTTGGAACTTTTCCTCAAGTGACAAAATATCTCCACTTTCTTTAACGGTAACACTTGGAGTCAATGAGTACATTGATCCACGTTTTCCAAGTACACCAACAGTGATTTCTACCCATCTACTCTGTCCTTTCCAGAAAATACCACGCGCATTATCATTTGTGAATTTGGATGAGAaaatcatctcatcagtctcaATAAAAGGTTCAAAAATTAAGAGCTCTGGTGGAGGGCTCGGCATCTCGATCATTCCATGTGCCTGCATTTAAGTAGCTACT
It encodes:
- the LOC131326117 gene encoding senescence associated gene 20 — its product is MAAENVEQPPENKNKAAVDELYKALEGGDVEKVAGLLAADLEWWFHGPQNCQHMMRVLTGESGRAEFKFQPRSVTAIDDRVIVEGWEGSQAYWVHVWTLKNGLITQFREYFNTWLTVTELIGHQSPTRWQSQPRDLANRSLPGLVLAI